In Halobaculum rubrum, the following are encoded in one genomic region:
- a CDS encoding DUF1102 domain-containing protein: MQRRKFIASVGSLAAGSAAAVGTGAFTSVTADRGLSIETAGDANAFLSITKAEDGDGNTYANAKEYVEIDNGQVSLDFTQADDNSFSSASGINKNAKTVFDRLLDVTNNGTQDVEFWIESDLVASNGGFLGIYSEDDDKGTGFDVDGSGNWGKVTLTPGETLEDIGVYIPAGVSPSEVQGGTITFKADSGN, translated from the coding sequence ATGCAACGGCGAAAGTTCATCGCAAGTGTTGGATCGCTCGCGGCCGGCTCGGCCGCTGCAGTAGGTACCGGCGCGTTCACGAGTGTGACCGCGGATCGTGGTCTGAGTATCGAAACTGCGGGAGACGCGAACGCCTTCCTCAGTATCACGAAGGCCGAAGACGGTGACGGGAACACGTACGCGAACGCAAAGGAGTACGTCGAGATCGACAACGGGCAGGTCAGCCTTGACTTCACCCAAGCTGACGACAATTCATTCTCGTCGGCGTCAGGGATCAACAAGAACGCGAAAACGGTCTTCGATCGCCTGCTCGACGTAACGAACAACGGGACTCAGGACGTTGAATTCTGGATCGAATCCGACCTGGTCGCATCCAATGGAGGATTCCTGGGGATTTACTCCGAAGACGACGACAAAGGTACCGGATTCGACGTCGACGGCAGCGGAAACTGGGGCAAGGTTACTCTCACCCCCGGCGAGACCCTCGAAGACATCGGCGTCTACATCCCGGCAGGAGTCTCTCCGTCCGAAGTTCAGGGAGGGACCATCACCTTCAAAGCCGACAGCGGGAACTAA